From one Lolium rigidum isolate FL_2022 chromosome 4, APGP_CSIRO_Lrig_0.1, whole genome shotgun sequence genomic stretch:
- the LOC124648030 gene encoding probable LRR receptor-like serine/threonine-protein kinase At1g05700, whose product MAAPWLPLLLLLVLAGVVLRVHGQADNLGGIDCGLPVSASGYVDNATKLSFVSDAGFIDAGTNYNMSAEYITPSMGRSWHTVRSFAGASARNCYTLRSLASGLKYLIRATFMYGNYDGVNRVPVFDLHVGVNYWTTVNISDADTPVMVEVITLIAGDRPAQVCLVNTGSGTPFISGLSLRPLKDSLYPMANTTQGLVLLSRSNLGTSDSKVIRFPDDPHDRFWFPESKPTEWLEIATPLKVQHYDNDNFDVPSAVMQTAVTPINASKPIEYSWDAEPSAKNPAPGYMCILHFSELQLLPPGAARQFYVNINGILALDNGFTPDYLYSDPVHSTRAFDGFHQYTVSLNATPNSTLPPVLNAIEIFSVLPTTGVPTAAQDVSAITAIRGKYQVKKNWMGDPCVPKSFAWNGLGCSYAVSSPPSVTGLNLSSSGLTGNMSASFASLKGLQYLDLSRNNLTGSIPGILSQLSSLTFLDLTANQLSGSIPSGLLKRMQDGSLTLRFGNNPDLCSNGESCQHPNKKKTSQVAIYVVVPIVAVLVIVLLLVLLICILKKKKGRAARNSVRPQNEASIALSRTRGSNGHSSVCLDNRQFTYAELEAFTDCFRREIGRGGFGKVYDGFLEDGTQVAVKLRSESSDQGVQEFLAEAQTLAKIHHKNLVSLIGYCKDREYMALVYEYMSEGALHEHLRGKENSMRCLTWGQRLHIALESAQGLEYLHKGCNPPLIHRDVKTSNILLNANLEAKIADFGLLKAFDSSGDTHVSTARVVGTRGYLAPEYLATYQLTSKSDVFSFGVVLLEIVTGQSHLLNDPEKTSIIQWVQQRLARGNIESVVDARMSGDYDVNGVWKVADTALKCTAQSPEHRPNMTDVVAQLQECIDLEAARCDANGRFYSAGSSANPNRYSGYNTDISSEVSQSSIAFEMERLGRMPTMSNGPDVR is encoded by the exons ATGGCGGCGCCGTGGCTGCCGTTGCTTCTTCTTCTCGTCCTCGCCGGCGTTGTCCTCCGAGTCCACGGCCAGGCCGATAACTTAGGTGG CATCGACTGCGGCCTGCCGGTGAGCGCCTCCGGCTACGTGGACAACGCCACCAAGCTGAGCTTCGTCTCGGACGCCGGCTTCATCGACGCCGGCACCAACTACAACATGTCGGCCGAGTACATCACGCCGTCCATGGGCAGGAGCTGGCACACCGTGCGCAGCTTCGCCGGCGCCAGCGCGCGGAACTGCTACACCCTCCGATCCCTCGCGTCCGGGCTCAAGTATCTCATCCGTGCCACGTTCATGTACGGAAACTATGACGGCGTCAACAGGGTGCCCGTCTTCGATCTACACGTCGGCGTCAACTACTGGACCACCGTGAACATCTCCGACGCCGACACGCCAGTCATGGTGGAGGTTATCACCCTCATCGCCGGCGACCGGCCGGCGCAGGTGTGCCTCGTCAACACCGGATCCGGCACGCCGTTCATCTCCGGCCTGAGCCTGAGGCCGCTCAAGGACTCGCTGTACCCGATGGCCAACACGACGCAGGGCCTCGTCCTCCTCTCCAGGTCCAACCTCGGCACAAGTGATAGTAAAGTCATCAG GTTCCCCGACGACCCACACGACCGCTTCTGGTTCCCGGAGAGCAAGCCGACGGAGTGGTTGGAGATCGCGACGCCGTTGAAGGTGCAGCACTACGACAACGACAACTTCGATGTGCCGTCGGCAGTGATGCAGACGGCTGTCACGCCTATCAACGCCTCGAAGCCCATCGAGTACAGCTGGGACGCCGAGCCAAGTGCTAAGAACCCGGCGCCCGGGTACATGTGCATCCTCCATTTCTCCGAGCTGCAGCTGCTCCCGCCTGGCGCCGCGCGGCAGTTCTACGTCAACATCAACGGCATCCTCGCGCTCGACAACGGCTTCACGCCAGACTACCTCTACTCCGACCCCGTCCACAGCACCCGCGCGTTCGACGGCTTCCACCAGTACACCGTCTCGCTCAACGCGACGCCCAACTCCACGCTCCCGCCCGTCCTCAACGCCATAGAGATCTTCTCCGTCCTGCCCACCACGGGCGTACCCACCGCCGCCCAGGACG TTTCTGCCATCACGGCGATCAGAGGCAAGTACCAGGTGAAGAAGAACTGGATGGGAGATCCGTGTGTGCCTAAAAGTTTCGCATGGAACGGATTGGGTTGCAGCTATGCTGTTTCCAGCCCACCGAGTGTCACAGGCTT GAATCTATCTTCCAGTGGTCTGACTGGCAACATGTCAGCTTCTTTCGCCAGCCTCAAAGGTCTACAATACTT GGATTTGTCGCGCAATAATCTGACGGGTTCAATCCCTGGCATCCTTTCGCAATTGTCTTCACTCACATTTTT AGATTTGACGGCCAATCAGCTTAGTGGATCCATTCCTTCTGGACTTCTGAAAAGAATGCAAGATGGCTCTCTAACACTTAG ATTTGGTAACAATCCAGACCTCTGCAGCAATGGTGAATCCTGTCAGCATCCGAATAAGAAGAAAACCTCACAGGTTGCCATCTATGTTGTTGTTCCGATAGTGGCAGTTTTGGTTATTGTGCTTTTGTTAGTACTACTCATTTGCATACTGAAGAAAAAGAAAGGACGAGCAGCAAGAAACAGCGTTAGGCCGCAAAACGAGGCGAGCATCGCACTGTCGCGCACTCGGGGAAGCAATGGACACAGCTCGGTGTGCCTCGACAATCGCCAGTTCACGTATGCCGAGCTGGAGGCCTTTACAGATTGTTTCCGCCGAGAGATCGGCCGAGGAGGGTTTGGGAAAGTCTACGATGGCTTCTTGGAGGATGGAACACAAGTGGCTGTCAAACTGCGGTCTGAATCTTCAGATCAAGGTGTACAAGAATTCCTTGCAGAG GCTCAGACCTTGGCTAAGATCCATCATAAGAATCTCGTGTCCTTGATTGGATACTGCAAGGACAGGGAGTACATGGCCCTTGTGTACGAGTACATGTCTGAAGGTGCCCTACATGAACATCTTAGAG GAAAAGAGAATAGTATGAGATGTTTAACATGGGGGCAAAGACTTCATATCGCCCTGGAATCCGCACAAG GACTTGAGTATCTTCACAAAGGGTGCAACCCACCCCTCATCCACAGGGATGTGAAGACGTCAAATATCTTGCTAAATGCAAACCTGGAGGCCAAGATAGCCGATTTTGGCTTACTGAAGGCTTTTGATAGCAGCGGTGATACCCATGTTTCCACAGCTAGGGTAGTTGGCACACGTGGTTACCTTGCACCCGA GTACCTAGCAACATATCAGCTGACCAGCAAAAGTGACGTGTTCAGCTTCGGCGTAGTGCTACTGGAGATAGTCACAGGGCAATCGCATCTCCTAAATGACCCGGAGAAGACCAGCATAATCCAATGGGTCCAACAACGTCTCGCCCGTGGAAACATCGAGAGTGTGGTGGACGCCCGCATGAGTGGTGACTATGATGTCAACGGTGTTTGGAAAGTCGCCGACACGGCGCTTAAATGTACTGCTCAGTCGCCGGAGCATCGACCCAACATGACTGACGTTGTGGCACAGCTGCAAGAGTGCATTGACCTCGAGGCCGCCCGATGTGACGCGAATGGCCGGTTTTACtcggcagggagcagcgccaaCCCAAACAGATATAGTGGGTATAACACTGATATTTCCAGTGAAGTGAGTCAGAGCAGTATTGCATTTGAGATGGAGCGTTTGGGTAGAATGCCAACAATGTCTAATGGTCCAGATGTGAGGTGA